The proteins below come from a single uncultured Methanobrevibacter sp. genomic window:
- a CDS encoding glycosyltransferase family 2 protein translates to MNYKISVIVATYNSGDFLNEFLDSIKSQTLGFENIEVIFVDDASTDNYTLDLLNKFNEKYSNVSVVFLEDNSGFPGTGRNKGLDLAGGEYVIFGDHDDSYVDNAFEVMYDKINGYDMLISNFNQVFDDKVVKFKSLYKNASEISVKSIDEDRNLLRIPAAIWTRLFRKEFLIENNIRFLEGMLCEDVYVATLGCLKADGIIYLNDFYSYNYKIRDVEGNKSTIHIRNRKYIEAMLDGYYEIAKMLEIQNKTSYGEEIFRQHLTSWLYTIVLSKLGSEDKKELFSKSYDIFKMYYTPDPYFKKIYNNLVSYILNKNFNLAVVEVDKLEKIQENMNNRSFLSRLKNKLRR, encoded by the coding sequence ATGAATTATAAAATATCTGTAATAGTAGCTACATATAATTCTGGAGACTTTTTAAATGAGTTTTTAGATTCTATTAAATCTCAGACTTTAGGTTTTGAGAATATTGAGGTTATTTTTGTTGATGATGCTTCAACTGATAATTATACTTTAGATTTGTTAAATAAGTTCAATGAAAAATATTCAAATGTTTCAGTTGTATTTTTGGAGGATAATTCTGGTTTTCCTGGGACTGGTCGTAATAAAGGTTTGGATTTGGCTGGTGGGGAGTATGTTATTTTTGGAGATCATGATGATTCATATGTGGATAATGCATTTGAAGTCATGTATGATAAAATAAATGGATATGACATGTTAATATCTAACTTTAATCAGGTATTTGATGATAAAGTAGTTAAATTTAAATCATTATATAAAAATGCTTCAGAAATTAGTGTTAAAAGTATTGATGAAGATAGAAATCTTTTAAGGATTCCTGCAGCTATTTGGACAAGATTATTTAGAAAAGAATTTTTAATTGAGAATAATATCAGATTTTTGGAAGGTATGCTTTGTGAAGATGTGTATGTAGCTACTTTAGGCTGTTTAAAAGCAGATGGGATAATTTATCTTAATGATTTTTATAGTTATAATTACAAAATTCGTGATGTTGAGGGAAATAAATCAACAATCCATATTAGGAACAGGAAATACATTGAAGCAATGTTAGATGGTTATTATGAAATAGCAAAAATGCTGGAAATTCAAAATAAAACTAGTTATGGGGAAGAAATATTTAGACAACATTTGACATCATGGTTATATACAATTGTGTTAAGTAAATTAGGTTCTGAAGATAAAAAAGAATTATTCTCCAAATCTTATGATATTTTTAAAATGTATTATACTCCAGACCCATATTTTAAAAAAATATATAATAACCTTGTTAGTTATATTTTAAATAAGAACTTTAATTTGGCAGTTGTTGAAGTTGATAAATTAGAAAAAATTCAAGAAAACATGAATAATAGAAGTTTTCTTTCAAGATTAAAAAACAAATTGAGAAGGTAA
- a CDS encoding glycosyltransferase domain-containing protein has translation MGYEEIYETYQEVAKDHINRDLFNHSTKDATETIEDIKNNKIAIYTAFTGDYDTLKEPEFIDENCDYICFTDNPNLESDIWDIIQMDETTLDNNRKAKQYKLLPHKYLKDYKYSFWLDGTFKIKGSIREYIYKNIKASSPMLCVVHTERDCVYEEYEASKIIPRYPRAVMEEQINYYKSQGFPKKYGLGVMGAIFRKHNDSDVIKVMEDWWEENIRFTNQDQLSFAYVAWKNDFHPSVSLIYYWDNEYWAKQGGNYHHKVVLSMPITSDNLRAKIGAQVENMDLGDTIELSKEEMYLLINDVKGMAGYRIDTAGRVGYLHNEYNTFLNSNSLKLTKPLRIAGNVARKVKNNPLIEFAKHKHAEDNIHIYDTIKHFGIFDESAYIKLHPNARDAILHFIEEGSKTDIIDDKIKYIGPIFDLYYYISSNNLSSDIDPLIHYITQGFDNKLDINRNYPHFVEFLHGNLHEQLDTFVTNRIKEKLANERYISDSKTLIDYIHTNHEFKTDTIKVGVFLEDNFDNMNACPFIRIHSLFKQLSESEDYHFFIYGQEILPLIDVNQIIKSKIFDVIVIQRVNPYSTDIAKKAKQRGIKLIYETDDDFLDINPSNPSFNYILGNLSKIKKLVGAADKIVVSTPELKNRFDKLDVCDVEIIRNYYLDNVLPLKPFSYNDNNHVKIGYFGTMTHNDDLELIHNVILRLKDIFSKKGIQVNLEVIGASFDENIDWFNVKKMPYYPMSMATFMKWIYSKADWDIGIIPLVNTEFNKCKSELKYIEFTALGVPVIASDVDIYKDVIEDGVTGFLANNEDEWVDKLSILINDPKLRNGMLNNARNDILENYNLKSRAKQWDEIFKNL, from the coding sequence ATGGGTTATGAGGAAATTTATGAAACATATCAGGAAGTTGCAAAAGACCATATTAACAGGGATTTATTTAATCATTCAACAAAAGATGCAACTGAAACAATTGAAGATATTAAAAACAATAAAATAGCTATTTATACAGCTTTCACTGGGGATTATGATACTTTAAAGGAACCAGAATTCATTGATGAAAACTGTGATTACATCTGTTTTACAGATAATCCTAATCTGGAATCTGACATATGGGATATTATTCAGATGGATGAAACTACATTGGATAATAATAGAAAAGCTAAACAATACAAATTACTTCCTCATAAATATTTAAAAGATTATAAGTACAGTTTTTGGTTAGATGGAACATTTAAGATAAAAGGAAGTATTAGAGAATACATTTATAAAAATATTAAAGCATCATCTCCAATGCTCTGTGTAGTTCACACTGAAAGAGATTGTGTTTATGAAGAATATGAGGCTTCTAAAATAATTCCAAGATATCCTCGTGCTGTAATGGAAGAGCAGATTAATTATTATAAAAGTCAGGGTTTTCCAAAAAAATATGGATTAGGAGTTATGGGAGCTATTTTTAGAAAACATAATGATTCAGATGTTATCAAAGTTATGGAAGACTGGTGGGAAGAAAATATCCGTTTTACAAATCAGGATCAACTTAGTTTTGCATATGTTGCCTGGAAAAATGATTTCCATCCTTCTGTTAGTTTAATTTATTACTGGGATAATGAATACTGGGCTAAACAAGGAGGAAACTATCATCATAAAGTAGTATTGTCTATGCCTATAACCAGTGATAATTTAAGAGCTAAAATAGGTGCTCAAGTTGAAAATATGGATCTTGGAGATACAATTGAACTTTCAAAAGAAGAAATGTATCTTTTAATCAATGATGTAAAAGGAATGGCAGGTTATAGAATAGATACTGCAGGTAGAGTTGGATATTTACATAATGAATACAATACTTTTTTAAATTCCAATTCTTTAAAACTCACAAAACCATTAAGAATCGCAGGTAATGTAGCTAGAAAAGTTAAAAATAATCCGTTAATTGAATTTGCTAAACATAAACATGCTGAAGACAATATACATATTTATGATACAATTAAACATTTTGGTATTTTTGATGAATCTGCATATATAAAACTTCATCCTAATGCTAGGGATGCAATTTTACATTTTATAGAAGAAGGTTCAAAAACAGACATTATTGATGATAAAATAAAATATATTGGCCCAATATTTGATTTATATTATTATATCAGTTCAAATAATCTTTCTTCAGATATAGATCCTCTTATTCATTATATAACTCAAGGTTTTGATAATAAATTAGATATTAATAGAAATTATCCTCATTTCGTGGAATTTTTACATGGAAACTTACATGAACAATTGGATACTTTTGTTACAAACAGAATAAAGGAAAAATTAGCTAATGAAAGATATATCTCAGATTCCAAAACTTTAATTGATTATATTCATACAAATCATGAATTTAAAACAGATACAATTAAAGTAGGGGTATTTTTAGAGGATAATTTTGATAATATGAATGCATGTCCATTTATAAGGATTCATTCATTATTTAAACAGTTAAGTGAAAGTGAGGATTATCATTTCTTTATTTATGGTCAGGAAATATTACCTTTAATTGATGTAAATCAAATAATCAAATCAAAAATCTTTGATGTTATTGTAATTCAAAGAGTAAATCCATATTCTACAGATATAGCTAAAAAAGCTAAACAGCGTGGAATTAAATTGATATATGAAACTGATGATGATTTTTTAGATATCAATCCATCTAATCCTTCATTTAATTATATATTAGGTAATTTGTCAAAAATTAAGAAATTGGTGGGGGCTGCTGATAAAATAGTTGTAAGTACTCCTGAACTTAAAAACCGTTTTGATAAATTAGATGTTTGTGATGTGGAAATTATTAGAAATTATTACTTGGATAATGTATTGCCATTAAAACCATTTTCATACAATGACAATAATCATGTTAAAATTGGTTATTTTGGAACAATGACTCATAATGATGATTTGGAACTAATTCATAATGTTATTCTAAGATTAAAAGATATTTTCTCTAAAAAAGGTATTCAAGTTAATCTGGAAGTTATAGGAGCATCTTTTGATGAAAATATAGATTGGTTTAATGTTAAAAAAATGCCTTATTATCCAATGTCAATGGCTACATTTATGAAATGGATATATTCTAAAGCAGATTGGGATATTGGAATAATACCTTTAGTCAACACAGAATTTAATAAATGTAAAAGTGAATTAAAGTATATTGAATTTACAGCTTTAGGAGTTCCTGTTATAGCTAGTGATGTTGACATATATAAGGATGTTATTGAAGATGGAGTAACTGGATTTTTAGCTAATAATGAAGATGAATGGGTTGATAAGTTATCTATATTGATTAATGATCCAAAACTTAGAAATGGTATGTTAAATAATGCACGAAATGATATTTTAGAAAATTATAATCTAAAATCCCGTGCAAAACAGTGGGATGAGATTTTTAAAAATTTATAA
- a CDS encoding glycosyltransferase, which yields MNLSRLIKKNPLAYIAMKSKTSPNKISLYKKIYLRIKKLDLIDKDKYLAVHEDCKTQDMDVNLHYLYYGVKDELNIQQSYITEVFNLDFYKRQYNVDNPVFDYVLNGFFKNNQINVFDNNYINTLEMPLFKQYYQGQNNKLIEEVKDNSYITDKRTLIPYIQLENPIKTDKIRVGVFTNDSFENLAPCPYIRLHAPFNQLSKSDKYTFFMYGMDSYVMMNIDNILRSRLFDIVVVQRILPFLDLLLARCKKHGIKIIYETDDDLLGVEKNSPSFEYVDRVRNQITNFIDGADVITVTTPNLASKFDSNKTEIIHNYYVNTVFDVKKDIKHEGKLKLGYYGTLTHSKDLFLIKDVILNLKEKYDFDFEVIGGFNAEDNVSEDWYESIELPPNNMSFEVFMPWLSKVANWDIALVPLENSKFNLGKSELKYIELSVLGIPGVYSDMPVYNSVIKNGVNGLLAKDETQWILNIEKLISDVNLRQFICKNALDDVLENYSLDDVVNKWNELFSKLI from the coding sequence ATGAATTTATCTAGATTAATTAAAAAGAATCCTTTAGCTTATATAGCTATGAAATCAAAAACAAGCCCAAATAAGATTTCATTATATAAAAAAATTTATTTAAGGATTAAAAAATTAGATTTAATTGATAAAGATAAGTATTTAGCTGTTCATGAGGACTGTAAAACTCAGGATATGGATGTTAATTTACATTATTTATATTATGGTGTTAAAGATGAATTAAATATTCAACAATCATATATAACTGAAGTATTTAATTTAGATTTCTATAAAAGGCAATATAATGTTGATAATCCTGTTTTTGATTATGTGTTAAATGGATTTTTTAAAAATAATCAAATTAATGTTTTTGATAATAATTATATAAATACACTTGAAATGCCTCTCTTTAAACAATATTATCAAGGTCAAAATAACAAATTAATTGAAGAAGTTAAAGATAATTCATATATAACTGATAAAAGAACGTTAATTCCATATATTCAACTAGAAAATCCTATTAAAACAGATAAAATTAGGGTTGGAGTTTTTACAAATGATTCTTTTGAAAATTTAGCTCCTTGTCCATATATCAGACTTCATGCTCCATTTAACCAATTAAGTAAATCTGATAAATACACATTTTTCATGTATGGTATGGATAGTTACGTTATGATGAATATAGATAATATCTTAAGATCCAGATTATTTGATATAGTTGTTGTTCAAAGGATTTTACCATTTTTGGATTTATTACTTGCTAGATGCAAAAAACACGGTATTAAAATCATATATGAAACTGATGATGATTTATTGGGTGTTGAAAAGAATAGTCCTTCTTTTGAATATGTAGATAGGGTTAGAAACCAAATAACTAATTTTATTGATGGTGCAGATGTTATAACTGTTACAACACCTAATTTAGCTTCTAAATTTGATTCAAATAAAACTGAAATAATTCATAATTATTATGTAAACACGGTATTCGATGTTAAAAAAGATATTAAACATGAAGGTAAATTAAAATTAGGTTATTATGGGACATTAACTCATTCTAAAGATTTATTTTTAATTAAAGATGTTATTTTAAATCTTAAAGAAAAATATGACTTTGATTTTGAAGTAATTGGTGGATTTAATGCAGAAGATAATGTGTCTGAAGATTGGTATGAATCTATTGAGCTTCCTCCAAATAATATGAGCTTTGAAGTATTTATGCCATGGCTTTCAAAAGTAGCTAATTGGGATATTGCATTAGTTCCTTTAGAAAATTCAAAATTTAATTTAGGGAAAAGTGAATTGAAATACATTGAATTATCTGTTCTGGGAATTCCTGGAGTGTATAGTGACATGCCAGTTTATAATTCAGTTATTAAAAATGGAGTAAATGGTTTATTAGCTAAAGATGAGACTCAATGGATTTTAAATATTGAAAAACTAATTTCAGATGTGAATTTAAGGCAATTTATCTGTAAAAATGCATTGGATGATGTATTGGAAAATTATTCTCTCGATGATGTTGTAAATAAATGGAATGAATTATTTTCGAAATTAATTTAG
- a CDS encoding glycosyltransferase, giving the protein MSYKVTVIIPTYNSTEFLDSTIASIMNQSIGFENIELIIVDDYSTDNTPELIDSYCEKYDNIKTYESGKKTGTPGRARNIGIANSTAEYIMFIDHDDNYLPESVEKLYNAITKNSCDVAIGKFQTFGEQRIVPEDWITQDVTLNSIDENLRFFSINNIWRMIFPKEFLSKHDITFPEGVFAEDLTFMIDAFINASKIVFINDIVYNFRLRTGDDSSTSLSKGMHYLNGLIEGYNNTVDVLKKNNGCKYYDTIFNQHLSCWISDVALSETIEFEDKKELVNKSLKLFDNMKDVNPTPQNNAIKSIIKQIKERNLEEAYSLMGDYQLFRNRIHQLEIELSNKTQQVARLQTTKGWFKYKTKNIKQRLKKEI; this is encoded by the coding sequence ATGTCTTATAAAGTCACAGTTATTATTCCAACTTACAACAGTACAGAATTCTTGGATTCAACAATAGCATCTATTATGAATCAAAGTATTGGATTTGAAAATATAGAGCTGATTATTGTTGATGATTACTCTACTGACAATACTCCAGAGCTAATAGATAGCTATTGTGAAAAATATGATAATATAAAAACATATGAATCTGGTAAAAAAACAGGGACTCCTGGAAGAGCTAGAAATATTGGAATAGCTAATTCTACAGCAGAATATATAATGTTTATTGATCATGATGACAATTATTTACCGGAAAGTGTTGAAAAATTATATAATGCAATTACTAAAAATTCATGTGATGTGGCTATTGGTAAATTCCAAACATTTGGAGAACAAAGAATAGTTCCAGAAGATTGGATTACACAAGATGTTACCTTAAATTCAATAGATGAAAATTTACGCTTTTTTTCAATAAATAATATTTGGAGAATGATATTTCCAAAAGAATTCCTTAGTAAACATGATATAACATTTCCAGAAGGAGTTTTTGCTGAAGATTTAACATTTATGATTGATGCTTTTATAAATGCTTCAAAAATAGTTTTTATAAATGATATTGTTTATAATTTCAGATTAAGAACTGGTGATGATAGTTCAACTAGTTTATCTAAAGGAATGCATTATTTAAATGGATTGATTGAAGGATATAATAATACTGTAGACGTACTTAAGAAGAATAATGGATGCAAATATTATGACACTATTTTTAACCAGCATTTAAGTTGCTGGATTAGTGATGTGGCTTTAAGTGAAACAATTGAATTTGAAGATAAAAAAGAGTTAGTAAACAAATCTTTAAAGTTATTTGATAACATGAAGGATGTTAATCCAACACCACAGAATAATGCAATTAAAAGTATAATAAAACAGATAAAAGAAAGAAATTTAGAAGAAGCATACAGTCTTATGGGAGATTATCAACTATTTAGAAATAGAATTCATCAATTAGAAATTGAATTATCTAATAAAACTCAACAAGTAGCTAGATTGCAAACTACTAAAGGCTGGTTTAAATATAAAACTAAAAATATAAAACAAAGATTAAAAAAAGAGATTTGA
- a CDS encoding glycosyltransferase family 2 protein: MTKSLINFLFKSNFDFKKAMKNYKYYSSIKESGLFDDVFYAETYDDVKGDSLTHYLLKGHKEGKLPSLDFDPDFYNNNYPDVQRANLNPLLHYIVHGKNEGKIFQYAYPIRRMEEICETNLAFLTNYEFEEEPLVSIIILTRNGLNHLKRLFADFDKKTNYSNYEIIVVDNASSDESVGYLKSLDLPITVIENKENVSFSKGNNDAAKIANGEYILLLNNDINPTYGWLNEMVGTIVNNENVASVGAKLVFPFYYDVGRDKSFKLQHTGDMFAERMYPCCLYAINKANNHLDIFDSSLTENNQCIAVTGAVNLINKEIYDELGGLDENYIYGLEDVDFSLKLHKKGYKTLLASNALLFHHESSTRVKTKNYVDNDKHNYRIFWSKWGNYLSKNLLLDKLHDNGFFTQKKLKITIIDGNHPQNSEFLSAISKEFNNLGFSVELISDLKNMYIGNSSDILLSLSAGYDLNNMIARKDIVKVFVANNNEHDSEGYDIVVSKKEGEYNSKYNFVITGNFVEEFLNKLEDILIKSDGFL, from the coding sequence ATGACTAAAAGTTTGATTAATTTTTTATTTAAATCTAATTTTGATTTTAAAAAAGCCATGAAAAATTACAAATATTACAGTTCTATTAAAGAATCAGGGCTTTTTGATGATGTTTTTTATGCTGAAACATATGATGATGTTAAGGGAGATAGTTTAACTCATTACTTATTAAAAGGTCATAAGGAAGGAAAACTTCCAAGTCTGGATTTTGACCCTGATTTTTATAATAATAATTATCCTGATGTTCAAAGAGCTAATTTAAACCCATTGCTTCATTATATTGTTCATGGAAAAAATGAAGGTAAAATTTTCCAATATGCATATCCGATTAGACGTATGGAGGAAATTTGTGAGACTAATTTAGCTTTTTTAACTAACTATGAATTTGAAGAGGAACCATTAGTATCTATTATTATATTAACTAGAAATGGTTTAAATCACTTAAAAAGGTTATTTGCAGATTTTGATAAAAAAACTAATTATTCAAATTATGAGATTATAGTTGTAGATAATGCATCTAGTGATGAATCTGTTGGCTATTTAAAAAGTTTAGATTTGCCAATTACTGTCATTGAAAATAAAGAAAATGTTAGTTTTTCAAAAGGAAATAATGATGCTGCTAAAATAGCTAATGGGGAGTATATTTTACTTTTAAATAATGATATTAATCCAACTTATGGTTGGCTTAATGAGATGGTGGGAACAATTGTTAACAATGAAAATGTAGCTTCAGTAGGTGCTAAATTAGTATTTCCTTTTTATTATGATGTTGGTCGTGATAAATCATTTAAACTTCAACATACTGGAGATATGTTTGCAGAAAGGATGTATCCTTGTTGTTTATATGCAATTAATAAAGCTAATAATCATTTGGATATTTTTGACAGTTCTCTTACAGAAAATAACCAATGTATTGCAGTTACAGGCGCTGTTAATTTAATTAACAAAGAAATCTATGATGAATTAGGGGGGCTTGATGAAAATTATATTTACGGTCTTGAAGATGTTGATTTTTCATTAAAATTACATAAAAAAGGTTATAAAACATTATTGGCTTCAAATGCTTTACTTTTCCATCATGAATCAAGTACAAGGGTTAAAACTAAAAATTATGTAGACAATGATAAACATAATTATAGGATATTTTGGTCCAAATGGGGAAATTATCTTTCTAAAAATTTACTTCTGGATAAATTACATGATAATGGATTTTTCACTCAAAAGAAACTTAAAATTACAATTATTGATGGAAATCATCCACAAAATAGCGAATTCTTATCTGCTATTTCTAAAGAATTCAATAATCTAGGTTTTAGTGTAGAATTGATTTCTGATTTAAAAAATATGTATATTGGTAATTCTTCGGACATTTTACTTTCTTTGTCTGCGGGTTATGATTTAAATAATATGATAGCTAGGAAAGATATTGTTAAAGTCTTTGTTGCAAATAATAATGAACATGATTCTGAAGGTTATGATATTGTAGTATCTAAAAAAGAAGGGGAATATAATTCAAAATATAATTTTGTAATTACTGGTAACTTTGTTGAAGAGTTTTTAAATAAATTAGAGGATATTTTAATTAAAAGTGATGGATTTTTATGA
- a CDS encoding glycosyltransferase domain-containing protein, producing the protein MTENNVDPYEVVKQRFESTVDSFILSDLFQPTLESNQELIDDVKDNKLVIYTAFTGNYDELKEPEFIDENCDYVCFTENPDLESDTWEIVQMEKSTLDDNRKAKQYRLFTDKYFPDYKYSFWLDGTFKIVGSIREYIYKYAKSKMLVVVHPERDCIYDEAVMSMPFPRYSNYTMTKQVEKYRSEGMPEHYGLPVTGALFRAHNDPEVISIMRQWWKEVINYTNQDQLSLPYVMWKNNFHPSVSNVYYWVNEYWSKEGSYQHNFEIEDYITSRNLIEYLEGNIKDKNTLTKEEINLLFNDIDALRDEANALNIARDHWDRQINGIRDSTSWKLTKKLRNVKNRGNND; encoded by the coding sequence ATGACTGAAAATAATGTTGACCCTTACGAAGTAGTTAAGCAAAGATTCGAATCAACAGTAGATTCATTTATTTTAAGTGATTTATTTCAACCTACTTTAGAATCTAATCAGGAATTGATTGATGATGTTAAAGATAATAAATTAGTTATTTACACTGCATTTACTGGAAATTATGATGAACTAAAAGAACCTGAGTTTATTGATGAAAATTGTGATTATGTATGTTTTACAGAAAATCCTGATTTGGAATCTGACACATGGGAAATAGTTCAAATGGAAAAATCAACATTAGATGATAATAGAAAAGCAAAACAATATAGGTTATTTACAGACAAATATTTTCCAGATTATAAATACAGTTTTTGGTTAGATGGAACTTTTAAAATTGTTGGAAGTATTCGAGAGTATATTTATAAATATGCAAAATCTAAAATGCTTGTTGTTGTTCACCCGGAAAGAGATTGTATTTATGATGAAGCTGTAATGTCCATGCCTTTTCCAAGATATTCAAATTATACAATGACAAAACAAGTTGAAAAATATAGATCTGAAGGAATGCCTGAGCATTATGGTCTTCCAGTTACTGGAGCATTATTCAGGGCTCACAATGATCCTGAAGTAATTTCTATAATGAGACAGTGGTGGAAAGAAGTTATAAATTACACTAATCAGGATCAATTAAGTTTGCCTTATGTTATGTGGAAAAATAATTTTCACCCATCTGTTTCTAATGTTTATTATTGGGTTAATGAATACTGGTCTAAAGAAGGAAGTTATCAACATAATTTTGAAATTGAAGATTATATAACTAGTAGAAATTTAATTGAATATTTAGAGGGTAATATTAAAGATAAAAACACTTTAACTAAAGAAGAAATTAATTTATTATTCAATGATATTGATGCTTTAAGAGATGAGGCTAATGCATTAAATATTGCTCGTGATCATTGGGATAGGCAGATTAATGGTATTAGGGATTCTACATCATGGAAATTAACTAAAAAATTACGTAATGTAAAAAACAGGGGAAATAATGACTAA
- a CDS encoding glycosyltransferase yields the protein MSFKNKLMSKIPTTYILHKSSNKKEAKLIIKGYKAIRKNNLFDDDFYLNKYPKVKNSGMDPLLHYIFFGFDEGKKPNSYFDGLFYKYHYDDVNINPLVHYALYGINENRQIRVNNDNLTHFNNSNKINILFVLHEKIDTIGGTGFTNLDIINSLNNKFQAFILTSDGEDVELWKVDSTLEKIANFNYHPEKYEFSNSKLADIYEEILSKLDIKIVHINHLINHTFDLIEIANKKEIPYILSIHDFYYICPSIHLIDENFNFCEFKCENCKFGNSLKNWQKHGFKLLKNAYLNVVPSLSVMETYTSIYPDLNNFKLIEHGRNIKKSNIEPKLTKNPIKIVIPGHISQHKGSLLIKKIKDLDKTNSLELHFMGTSIPNLNKYGINHGRYERGDFNNIISKINPSFVAILSTCPETFSHTLTESWIAGIPVIATNLGALKERINKTGGGWLVDYKNPQKIYDTILGIDDEDYLKKIENISKIKFRSIEDMTDEYNKIYGEITDEL from the coding sequence ATGAGCTTTAAAAATAAGTTGATGAGTAAAATCCCAACTACATATATTTTACACAAATCATCTAATAAAAAGGAAGCTAAGTTAATTATTAAAGGATATAAGGCTATCCGTAAAAATAATTTATTTGATGATGATTTTTATTTAAATAAATATCCTAAAGTTAAAAATTCTGGAATGGATCCGTTATTACATTATATTTTCTTTGGTTTTGATGAAGGTAAAAAACCGAATAGCTATTTTGATGGTCTTTTTTATAAATATCATTATGATGATGTTAATATTAATCCTCTAGTTCATTATGCATTGTATGGAATTAATGAAAATCGCCAGATTAGAGTAAATAATGATAATCTAACTCACTTTAATAATTCTAATAAGATTAATATTCTTTTTGTTTTACATGAAAAAATAGATACTATTGGTGGAACTGGTTTTACTAATTTAGATATTATAAATAGCTTAAATAATAAATTTCAGGCATTTATTTTAACTAGTGATGGGGAAGATGTTGAGTTGTGGAAGGTTGATTCTACTTTGGAAAAAATAGCTAATTTCAATTATCATCCTGAAAAATATGAATTTTCAAATAGTAAGTTAGCTGATATTTATGAAGAAATCCTATCAAAATTAGATATTAAAATTGTACATATTAATCATTTAATTAATCATACTTTTGATTTAATTGAAATAGCTAATAAAAAAGAAATTCCTTATATTTTATCTATACATGATTTTTATTATATTTGCCCATCAATTCATTTAATCGATGAAAACTTTAATTTTTGTGAATTTAAATGTGAAAATTGTAAATTTGGAAATTCTTTAAAAAATTGGCAGAAACATGGTTTTAAATTACTTAAAAATGCATATCTGAATGTAGTTCCATCTTTGTCAGTTATGGAGACATATACTTCAATTTATCCAGATTTAAATAATTTTAAATTAATTGAACATGGTAGAAATATTAAAAAATCAAATATTGAGCCAAAATTAACTAAAAATCCAATTAAAATAGTGATTCCAGGTCATATTTCACAGCATAAAGGATCTTTATTAATTAAAAAAATAAAAGATTTGGATAAAACTAATTCATTGGAATTGCATTTTATGGGAACATCTATTCCAAATCTAAATAAATATGGAATAAATCATGGAAGATATGAACGAGGAGATTTTAATAATATAATTTCCAAAATAAACCCTTCTTTTGTTGCTATTTTATCAACATGCCCTGAAACATTTTCTCATACTTTAACAGAAAGTTGGATTGCAGGAATTCCAGTAATAGCTACAAATCTTGGTGCACTTAAAGAAAGAATTAATAAAACTGGTGGGGGATGGTTGGTAGATTATAAAAATCCTCAAAAAATATATGATACAATATTAGGCATTGATGATGAAGATTATTTAAAAAAAATAGAAAACATATCTAAAATTAAATTTAGAAGTATTGAAGACATGACTGATGAATATAATAAAATATATGGGGAAATAACTGATGAATTATAA